GTTAATTAAAAATAGTAGTTGGACATTAACAGTCACCAACATAGCAATTGTGATAAATTTATGTAAGGGCTGCAACTCGTTTAGATAAAGAAACTCGCTAATTTCGGCATAACGTCTTGGATTTCCAGCTATTCCTAAAAAGTGCATAGGAAGAAATATTGCATAAACTCCTAAAAAAGTAATAAAAAAATGCACTTTTCCTAGATCTTCATTCATTTGTCTGCCCACAATTTGAGGAAACCAAAATGCAGTTGCAGCAAAAATTGCAAAGATAGCCGATGACCCCATAATTAAATGAAAATGTCCTACAACAAAATAAGTGTCATGTAAGTAAATATCCAGGCTACTTTGCCCTAAAAAGATCCCTCCTAAACCTCCAGTTATAAATAAAGAAATAAACCCTAGGGAATATAACATTGGTGTAGTAAGTTGGATTTTTCCACCCCAAATTGTACCAAACCAATTTAAGGTTTTTATAGCTGAAGGCACAGCTATTGTTAAAGTAAGTAAAGAAAATGTCATTGATAAATAAGGGCTTATTCCAGCAATAAACATATGGTGTCCCCAAACTAAAAATCCAAGTAGAGCAATAGCTAGGGTAGCAAAAACCATAGAGCGATAGCCAAAAACAGGTTTGCGGGAAAAAGTCGCTAAAAAATGAGAAACAAAGCCCATAGCAGGCAAAATTGCAATGTAAACTTCAGGATGTCCAAAAAACCAAAATAAATGTTGCCAAAGCAGTGGTAAACCATCGGTTAGACTAATAACTTTACCGTCAATAAGCAGCCCTGAAGGAAGAAAAAAGGCTGTCCCTAAAGTTCTATCAAATAGAAGTAATAAACCTGCTGCTAGTAGCACAGGAAAAGCTAGCAGCGAAACCATAGCCGTAGCCAACCAGCCCCAACAAGTCAACGGCAAGCGCATTAAGCTCATGCCTGTAGTTCGTTTTGTAATAACTGTGATAAGAAAATTTATTGAATTTAATATTGTTGCTAAAGAAAAAATTGACAAACTAACCAACCAAAGATCCATCCCTCTAGCTTGACCTGGTTGACTGCTAACAATACTGCTTAAAGGAGGGTAAGCCGTCCAACCCGTCAAGGGTGCGCCACCTGTAACAAAAAAAGCACTTAGCAAAACACAAAAAGACAAAAATGTTAGCCAAAAAGAAATTAGCCCCAATTTAGGATAAGCCATTTCTTTAGCACCTATTTGCAAAGGCAAAAAGTAATTACCAAAAGCTGCTTGTGGTGCCAGTGTTAGCACAAAAAAAACCATTATTGTACCGTGCATTGTCATTAATGAAAGGTAAAACTCTGGTGTCATTTGACCAGTTTCGTTAAATGCTGTTGGAAGCAGTTTTGACATTATAAACCAAACATCACTAGGCCAAGTTAACCTAAGACGCATTATTACAGAAAAAGTAATAGATACAAAAACTGCTAATAGTGCAAGCAAATAATATTGTAGCCCTATAATTTTATGATCTTGGCTAAATAAATATTTGCGCAAACAAATAATCCTCCTAATTAATTCTTATCATTTTTGGTATTATTTCTTAACCAGACAGCAAAGTCTTCTTTACTAACAACTTTTAGCTTTGCTTTCATTCGGTAATGTCCTAAGCCACAAAGTTCAGCACAAGCAATTTCATATTCCCCTATTTTGGTAGCTTGAAAATGTAATTTCATTAGCATTCCTGGCATAACATCTTGTTTAACTCTTAAGTTAGGAACAAAAAAGCTATGAATTACATCTTGAGATCGTAAATAAAGCCTTATGGACTCTCCAAGAGGAACTACAAGTTCGCTACCTGTTAAAATATCATCATTTCCATCAGGGTCATTTTTATCTAAACCTAAGGGGTTATTATCCTTTTCTATTTGAGTTAAATCAATTCTACCAAATTTGTTATCCGACCCATGATAGCGAAATTGCCATTCAAACTGTTTAGCAACAGCTTCAATTTCTAAGGGATTTTTAGGAGTGGAAGAATAAATTTTATTCCATATATTTTGGCTAGTGGCAGCAAGTGTAATAAATATAACAATAAGCAATGAAGCATAAGCTATTTCTAAGCGAAGATTACCTAAATGATACTTTGCTATAGATGATTTTTTTTCCTGATATTTAAGAATAAAGTAGCCAAGTAGAAGGTGAGACAGTAAAAAAGCAATGCCCGTAATGATTAGGGTTAAGGAAAATTGATTATCTATTTGAGAAAAATTTGAAGCTAAGGCAGGAAAAGACGAGCCAAAGAAAAAAAGAGCAGTAATAGTTATTGCTAAAAGCCAAATCAAAATAGCAATAGCTAAAGCCATACTAAAAGAGCCACCACAAACCAACTAATGCAAGTAAAGGAATTATTGTCCAAATACTTTCCCAAGTTTTTACTTCTGTAACATCTTGATTTTGCGTAAATGTTTTTACTTGTAAAATAAGAATAATTAAGACACCAACAATAGCCAAATAAAGTGTAAAGTTAAAAACCATTCCCACCCAATCATTAGCAGGTGTTTTTATTTGTAGAAGAAAACTATTTATTTGTCTTAATTCTAAAACAGTTTTTGTAAAGAAAAGATTGTTTAAGATTTCCATAAAACTAAAAGCTTAAGTTTATAAAACTAAACTTAATACCACGATAATAAAAGTTATTTCATTAAGTATTAGCATCATTCCTGAAGGCATAAAAGCACGAGTTTTTGACCAGCGCATAAAAAAAACAACGGATAGAGCTAAGCTTACTACTAAAGCTAAATAAGTACCTAGTTTAGCACCCTGAAGCATTATTATTCCACTTGCTAAAATAACAACTCCAGAAATTGAACCAGCAATTAAAGATGCCTTACTTTTTGCCTGTGTAAAGCCAATTACACCACCAGCAATAAGCAAAAACCCATAAACTAATACAAAATAAGTAGCAATTTTTTCCATATACGGTTTAGCTTACACCAAATAGCAATAATTTAACAAACCCTTGGCACCTTGGTTAAAGCGTATTGAGTTAAATTTTATATTTTTTAAGCTTAAACTTTTTCTAAGAGTGGTTAAAAAGTAAATTAGAAATATGTTTAAATTCCTCTTTAAGTTGATTAAGTAAGTCAACTAATTTGGACTGTTCAATTGATTTTTCCACACAAAGCTGTTCAAGTGCAATACAAAATGAAGCAAATTTCATTATACCTAAAGTAGTACTACTACCTTTTAAGCTATGGGTTATTATTTGTAATCTTTCCAGATCTAGAGAGGCTATTGATTGTTCTAGCTCAATTAGTTTTTGTTGGGCTTCTTCTCGATAAGTAAAAAGTATTTCAAGAAATAAGTCAGAATTGTTAGTTTGATCCAAATATTGCTGTAAGTCATTTAAGATAAGATAGTTTAAAGATGGGGCTGTAGGAGACTCAAATTTACTTTTAGCTTGAAGCATTTCATTGTTGAAATTAAATTTTATTGCTAAATCGTCTTTTGTCGTTAAACCAAAATCATAATTGTCCATATTATTAACCTCTTAAGCTTTTTAGTGTTTTATTTCTTGCTTAGTTTCACTAGCATATTCTAAAGCTAGCTTAACTTTTGATTGGGCAATTATTGTTCCTTTATTAACATGTACTAAAAATTTATTTATCTTATTGTATTAATTACTAGTTAATTACTAGTTAAATAAAATATAAGTAACTTTTATTTAACTTTTTACATTATAAGGAAAATAGCCCTGGGGAAAATCTGAACAAATGAGGATTTTTGCCTACTTTAGAAAACTAAACTGTTTAATCTTCTAACAAAAGCTTATGATGATCTGCTATTTAAGATTGTCAGAACTTTTTAGTTGTTTTATGCTAGTCGCTTTCGGTGTTAAAAATAAAACTATTGAGTGCCTAGTGATCATACCTAATAACATCAATCAATAATTTTCAATCTACTACCAAAAAGGAGAATGTAACCCTTGGATTCTATTATTTCTACTAAATTAAAACGACCAGAAAAAGTTGTTTGTGACGAATCAACTTTATCTGAACGTTATGGTAAATTTTTTGCTGAACCTTTTGAAAAAGGTTTTGGTAATGTAATTGGTAATAGCTTAAGAAGATCCTTGCTTTCCTCTATTGAAGGAGGAGCAATTACAGCAGTTCGTATTGAAGGAATAATGCACGAGTTCTCGCCAGTCTCTGGTGTGGTAGAAGATGCGACAGATATAATACTTAACCTTAAGCGAATTCCATTAAAAATGTATAGTGTAAACCCATGCACTTTAACAATTTCTGTTGCTGGCCCTAAAGTAGTCTACTCTAGAGACATTGAAACAGATGGAACTGTTGAAATTTTAAGACCTGATATCTATATTGCAACAGTTTCCGAAGGTGGCTATTTAGAAATTGAATTAAGAGTTAAACGTGGTCGCCGCTATGTTTCTGCTGATCGAAATTACGATCCAGATCTACCAATAGGTTTTATTACTGTAGACTCTGCTCATACTCCTATTGAAAAAGTTAATTTTCAAGTTGAACCTGTAAGACTAGAAGACAGTACTGAGTATGAACGCTTAGTTATAGAAATTTGGACTAATGGAAGCATCACGCCTGATCTATCACTTGGACTAGCAGCCAAGCTAATTAAAGATCATATGAGGATCTTTACTGGCGAAGAAGAAAAATTGCTGCTGAAATTAAAGACGATTTTCCAAGTGAAGCTAAATTGGAAGAAGATCTTGATATGCCAATTGAACATTTAGAGCTTTCTGTAAGAGCTTATAATTGTTTACGTAATGCTGATGTTAAAACACTTCGTGAACTACTTCAAAAATCTGAACGTGAACTACTAATGACCCGCAATTTTGGCCGTAAATCCCTAAATGAAATTAAAGAAATTCTAAGTGCTATGGGTCTACAACTTCGTCAAGATATTTAATAAAGTAACTAAAATTAACCACTTAATAGCCCAAGAACAAAATCTTGGGCTATTTTTATTTTAGGAAAATTTTCCAGATAAATAGCTTGACAATTTATTGTTGGCAGGAGTAAAATTTTGCTACTTGAAAAGGATTTTCATTTTCCCTTACAAATGAGGTTGCAACGGTGAAAGCCACAGACAGATTAATTGGAATTTTAGATTCAGACCAAGAAAACCAACGTCTTGAACTAGTTATAGAAACAGAACAAACACCTAAACTAGCATTAAGGCTATCAACTTACTCTAAAGGTTTAGGCTGGCATACACAAAAAACTATTTATATTGAAAATAATCAAGCTGAAGATTTGCAATTTTTATTAGGTGGTGCGCGTTCGCTACTTAAACAAGCTTTCCGTAACACAGAAAATGCTGTTACAAATGAGCTAGATAGAAAAGATATTGTTGTAGATAAAGAAGTTAATAAGATCAAGCATTTTAATTTTGCAGAAAGAAAATCAGCATAAAATTAGTAAGAATCAAAAAGATAAAAGCCCAGCAATTGCTGGGCTTTTGTTATTTTGTTATGAAGTTAGATATTTTGTATTAGCTTGCACGATGTAACTTAATTTCTTTTTCTCCATCTGATACTGCTACGCTATTTTTACTAGTCATTTTCTCCATATCTTCAACATGATTTTGTTCATCCTGGATAATGGACTCTAACATAAATTTTAAGGTTGGATTTCTATCAGACATTTCCCAAGCAGTCATATAAGCGGCTAAAGCATCTCGTTCAAGTTGTAAGTCTTGCTCTAACATGTCTTGTAAATCTGTGGTTTGATGAATAGTTGCAGGTTCAACGGTTGGAACACCACCTAGAGCAACAATTTTATCTCCAATAATGCTTGCGTGTTTTAAGGCTCCTTTGCTTTGTTCACGGAAAAAATCAGCATAAACAATTCTTTGATGACCGCTGACCAAAAAGCTATGTTGCATATATTGTACAACTCCAGCATACTCCAGGCTTAAAATTTTGTTAAGTTGCTCGATAATTTGTTCATTAGTGTAAGTATTTGACATTTTTTGCCTCTTTTCTATTTTCCTAATTTTTTAAGTTTTTCTTTGCGCCCGGCAGGAGGGCTTGGTTGTTTGCTGAAGAAAGATTAATAAAAAGATTTTCTTTGTCAAGCTAAATATCTGATAAATAAGCACTTAGCATTGAAATTCGTTTTCAGTTTCACCCCTTAAAATTCAAAAGTAAGTTGCCCTTGGCTTTGAAGTTTAATCATATTAGGATGTCCAAAAATTTCTTCGCAAGTTTGTCCAACTTGTTCAAATTTATTTTCATACTTGCGGTCAAGGCAGACAAAAAACCGCCATAAATAGCGGTGTTTATCTGTTAGGGTTTTTATTTCTGCATTTTGAAAATCTTTTAAGGATCTTGGGGCTTGATCATCAATTTTGACTAGGACTGAGGCTTCTTTTAAGGCCATACTAGCCGAAGGACAATAAATTATTACTGAGCCTTCTGTTAGCCCTAGTCGGTCAGTTATTTCTTGTTCTGCTTTAGTTCTAGCTAGATCTTCGTTGTAATAAAACTTTTTCACTAAAACTTTTTGTTCATCTGCTGTAATACCTGTTTTTGATTCATTTTGCTTTAAGGTCAATAAATAGACTCGTTTATAAAGTTGTCTATTTTCAATAGCTGTTACAAGTTTAGTAACAGCACGATTATGAGTTTTAGTTTTTAGAAAGTATAAAAAGCTGTCATCTCTTAGCTCATATAAATCTTCTAATTTGATCTTTTGGTTTTCTAGCGCAAGCTCTAAAGCCTTAGAAATCATTGCTCCAGCTACAGCCTTAGCATGATGATAATAAACTCGCTCGGTTAGAGTGTAACGAATCCTAAGCAAATTTATTAGCTCTGATAGTGCATCATGACGAAACAGACCTCGCTTTTGCAATTCAATAACAAATTGACCATCAATTATAGAAAAATAGCGAAAAATTCTTTCGTCATAACCCTGTGCAACACCACAAAAAAAGGCATCACGTTTTAAGTAGTCCAACAAATCAGCGCAAATTGTTCCAGCAACAATTTGATAATGAAAGGGTGCTGAGAGTTTTTCTTTATCACCAGCTAAAATATCAAAAACATCATAGTAAATACCACTAGACATTAAAGCTGACCGAATAGGTTTACTATCCAGAAAATAGCTTAATCTTTGCTTATTTTTATCATGTCGTTCAAAAATTCGCCGTTCATCCTCAAAAGTATGACCATAAGGAATATGGGTAATATCATGAAGTAGTGCCGCGCTAACAATTACTTTTTCACTATATGAATCAAAAGGAAATTCTCGTCCAGAGCTAATATGATTTTGGGCGATTGCTTCCTAACATTTTTCTAGCTAACCAGGCTGTTCCTAAAGAATGCTCAAAACGACTATGAACCGCTCCAGGATAGACTAGCAACGATGTGCCAAGCTGCTTTATTCCTCTCATTCGCTGCATTTGTGGTGTGTCAATTAAAGCAACTTCTTCCCTACTAAAAAGCATGTCTCCATGAACAGGATCACGAAAAATTTTACTTGCCATCCATCTACCTTTAATTACCTAAGTTTATGAAGTTAAATCCTTCATTGTGTCTTCAAAAGCGTTTAAGACTTCTGTTAGCAGATCTTTAGAAATATTAAGTGCTGGTTCAATTCTTATAACTTTAGAATTAAGCAATGTTCCTGCTACTAAAACACCTCGTCGAAATAATCCAGCAGCAACAGCATAGCCAAATTCATTATCAACAAACTCTAATCCAATTAATAAACCTTTACCTCTAACATCAATTAAGTATTCT
The window above is part of the Blastocatellia bacterium genome. Proteins encoded here:
- a CDS encoding cbb3-type cytochrome c oxidase subunit I is translated as MRRIICLRKYLFSQDHKIIGLQYYLLALLAVFVSITFSVIMRLRLTWPSDVWFIMSKLLPTAFNETGQMTPEFYLSLMTMHGTIMVFFVLTLAPQAAFGNYFLPLQIGAKEMAYPKLGLISFWLTFLSFCVLLSAFFVTGGAPLTGWTAYPPLSSIVSSQPGQARGMDLWLVSLSIFSLATILNSINFLITVITKRTTGMSLMRLPLTCWGWLATAMVSLLAFPVLLAAGLLLLFDRTLGTAFFLPSGLLIDGKVISLTDGLPLLWQHLFWFFGHPEVYIAILPAMGFVSHFLATFSRKPVFGYRSMVFATLAIALLGFLVWGHHMFIAGISPYLSMTFSLLTLTIAVPSAIKTLNWFGTIWGGKIQLTTPMLYSLGFISLFITGGLGGIFLGQSSLDIYLHDTYFVVGHFHLIMGSSAIFAIFAATAFWFPQIVGRQMNEDLGKVHFFITFLGVYAIFLPMHFLGIAGNPRRYAEISEFLYLNELQPLHKFITIAMLVTVNVQLLFLINLITSIFAGKKVKENPWKATTLEWTSSSPPSKDNATTIVYRGAYDFSLPGANKDYFMQTEDLPNNSLDNS
- the coxB gene encoding cytochrome c oxidase subunit II — its product is MALAIAILIWLLAITITALFFFGSSFPALASNFSQIDNQFSLTLIITGIAFLLSHLLLGYFILKYQEKKSSIAKYHLGNLRLEIAYASLLIVIFITLAATSQNIWNKIYSSTPKNPLEIEAVAKQFEWQFRYHGSDNKFGRIDLTQIEKDNNPLGLDKNDPDGNDDILTGSELVVPLGESIRLYLRSQDVIHSFFVPNLRVKQDVMPGMLMKLHFQATKIGEYEIACAELCGLGHYRMKAKLKVVSKEDFAVWLRNNTKNDKN
- a CDS encoding TMEM14 family protein; this translates as MEKIATYFVLVYGFLLIAGGVIGFTQAKSKASLIAGSISGVVILASGIIMLQGAKLGTYLALVVSLALSVVFFMRWSKTRAFMPSGMMLILNEITFIIVVLSLVL
- a CDS encoding Hpt domain-containing protein is translated as MDNYDFGLTTKDDLAIKFNFNNEMLQAKSKFESPTAPSLNYLILNDLQQYLDQTNNSDLFLEILFTYREEAQQKLIELEQSIASLDLERLQIITHSLKGSSTTLGIMKFASFCIALEQLCVEKSIEQSKLVDLLNQLKEEFKHISNLLFNHS
- the rpoA gene encoding DNA-directed RNA polymerase subunit alpha; the protein is MDSIISTKLKRPEKVVCDESTLSERYGKFFAEPFEKGFGNVIGNSLRRSLLSSIEGGAITAVRIEGIMHEFSPVSGVVEDATDIILNLKRIPLKMYSVNPCTLTISVAGPKVVYSRDIETDGTVEILRPDIYIATVSEGGYLEIELRVKRGRRYVSADRNYDPDLPIGFITVDSAHTPIEKVNFQVEPVRLEDSTEYERLVIEIWTNGSITPDLSLGLAAKLIKDHMRIFTGEEEKLLLKLKTIFQVKLNWKKILICQLNI
- a CDS encoding ferritin: MSNTYTNEQIIEQLNKILSLEYAGVVQYMQHSFLVSGHQRIVYADFFREQSKGALKHASIIGDKIVALGGVPTVEPATIHQTTDLQDMLEQDLQLERDALAAYMTAWEMSDRNPTLKFMLESIIQDEQNHVEDMEKMTSKNSVAVSDGEKEIKLHRAS